CGTGCTCGTTCCGGTGCTCAAGGCGGCGCTCTTGGTGCCAATCTTTGCGCTGCGTGGCAGCGCGACCTCGTATCGGCTGTACGGCGTCGTGCAGGCGATGAGCAAATGGTCGATGGCCGACGTGTTTGCCGTCGGCATGCTCATCGCGCTGCTGGTCGGGAAGGGCACCGCCAATCTCTCGGCGGCGGCCGGCACCGGCTTCTACTGCTTCGCCGCGTACTGCTTGGTGTCGAACGCGGCGTTCCAGGCGCTCAAGATTGAGCCACCCGTGCCGGTGGCGCCTACTTCTTCGGGGTCGACTTCGAGTCCTTTCTCGGCGAGATCTTGAACTTGGCGATGGGCTGTTTGTCCATGCTCACCATGCCCTCGATGTTGCCGTCGGCGCCGAACCTGCCGTCATGTTCGAGCAGCTTCCCTTCGGGCGCAGTCACACGAAAGCGCACCTGCTTGCCGGTGAGCACCACGTTTGAGATCGGCCCGGAGCCCTGACCGGGCACCATCGCCTGGCCGGCGATCGTGGTACCGATCTGTGTAAAGGTGTAGAGCACCGGTACCACGATCACGCTGTCCGGCAGCGGCACGGTGGCCGTGCCGCTCCACCCGCCGACCAGCACGGGCGATGGCGTGGCGATCGCCTTCGCCGATTTGCTCTGCGCCGCGAGTGGGGCGACCGCGACCGTCACGGTCATGATGGCGCCGAAAGCGGCGGCGCCGAGCAACGTCACACGTCGAACCATCACGAACTCTCCGGCAGAGGGAGGCGACACCGAATCTCTAACCCGCATGGTATCCAGAGGTGCCACGCGATGGCGATGGGAGGCCCCGGGCATTCCATCGCTCAACGCGCGGCTGCTGCGGAATCCAGCACCGCGATGGCGCGAAGCGCGACCAAGCGACCCGCGGAGGCAGTCGGATGGAACCCGTCCCAGTAAAAAAAGCTGTCGGGCGTCGTGCAGAGCGACGGCGGAGCCGAGCTCACGCACGGCAGCGTAACGTTGGTGAACCCAAAGGACGTCGAGGAGGCCAAAACGGTGGCGGTCAGTGCGCCCAGGTCGAGCAGGTCTAGGTTCAACGACGGCAACGTGGTGCGAAGCGTCGTCAGCTGCGTGGCGATGGCCGCGTTGAACTGCATCGAGAGCTGTGTCGCACCAGCGGCTGCGGCGAGACCCTGCGCGCGCACCAGTGGCGTTCGGCCGATGTCGGTGCTGTTCACGAGCAGAATGTGTCGTCCGCCGGCCGCATAGAGGCGGTTGATCATGGCGACCGTATTGGCCACGGCACTGCCGATGATCGTCGTGGGCGCCTGTGGATTCGTGAAGGACTGCGTCAGCGCGTCGTTGATGTCGTTGCCGACCGTAGCGGCGTTCAGCACGAACAGCGTGTTGGCGCGCGCCACCGCGCCACTGGCCGACAGATACGCCTCCACCTGCTGAGTCATGTTGGGCACGCCCTGCGTGGTACCGGGAATGCCACCGGTGCGCGCGCCGAGATACGAATAATTCGTTCCGCCGTTGCGCGACGGCGTAACCGTCGTGCCGTAATTCGCCGCGACCAGCTCCACCCACAACGGGCCGTTCGAGGCGCGACCGTTGAAGTATGGGGTTGGCGGGCAGCTGGCGGGACTGACACTGCACGCGTTCCCCGTGTCGTCGAGACTGGCGCCGAACACCACGGCCGACGAAAAGCGCGCTCGGTCCGCAGGGCTCGTGGGCGTGTTATCAGAGCAGGCGGAAAGTAGGAGCAGGCCGGTGGCCGAAACCAGCGCGGCACGGGTGGCACGGGAGAACGTGATCATGAATCGTGATGTCGCTGAAGATGACGTAAATAGACAACGAGGGACGTGGAACTTAGTGGCGGAACAGGCGCTCGCCGGTGAACACCATCGCGATACCATGCTCATCGGCCGCCGCGATGACTTCGGCGTCGCGCACCGACCCACCGGGCTGCACGATAGCCTTTACACCAGCCGCAGCTGCTTGATCGATCCCGTCGCGAAACGGGAAGAAGGCGTCGGAGCCGAGCGCCGCCCCCTCGGTGACATGGCCCACACTCGTCGCTTTGTGCACGGCCAGAAAGCTGGCATCCACACGCGACATCTGACCGGCTCCGATGCCGATCGTGGCGCCGTCGTGCACGAGCACGATGGCATTCGACTTGACGCTCGCCACCGACTTCCACGCGAAGTGGAGGTCCACCATCTCGTCGGTCGTGGGCTGCCGCTTGGTCACCACGTTCCACTGGGCCGGCTCCATCGGCGCCGGGGCGCGATCCTGCACCAACAGGCCACCTCGCACGCGCTTGTAGTCCATGCCGCCCTTGGCCCACGTCGCGCGACCTTCCAGCACACGCAGGTTCTTCTTGCGGCCAAGAATCTCGACCGCTTCATCGGAGAACGACGGCGCCACGATGCACTCCACGAACAGGCTGGAGATCGCCTCCGCCGCCGCCACATCGACCGGCACGGTAAACGCGATCACGCTGCCGAATGCCGACACGGGATCACAGGCCAGCGCCTTCTTGTACGCCGAAAGCGCGTCGATGCCGGTGGCGACGCCGCACGGCGTGGTGTGCTTGATGATCGCGCACGCCGGCTGATCGGCGAACGGCTCGATCGCGAGCAGCGCGCCCTCGAGGTCGAGCAGGTTGTTGAACGAGAGCTCCTTGCCGCCCTTCTGCACCAAGGCGCCAAGGCCGGCGCCCGGCTTCTCCACATAGAACGCAGCGCGCTGCTGCGGGTTCTCGCCGTAGCGCAGTGCCTGCTGTTTCTCGAAGGCAATGGGATAGCGATCGGGGAACGGCTCGCCGCGCTGCTGCGCAAACCACTGCGCAATCGCCGAATCGTAGCCGCTCGTGTGCGCGTACACCTTCTCAGCGAGCAGGGTGCGGAACGCAAGGTCGTCGCCACCCGACTGCACGATCTCGAGCACATGCGCGTAGTCGGTGGGATCGACGATCACCCACACCGACGCGAAGTTCTTCGCCGCCGACCGCAACATCGACGGGCCGCCGATGTCGATATTCTCGATGACTTCTTCCGCATGCACGTTCGGCTTGGCGGCCGTCTCGCGGAATGGATACAGGTTCACGACCACGAGATCGATGGTGCCGATATTGTGCGCCTTGATCGCCTCCATGTGCTCGGCCATGTCGCGTCGCGCCAGCAGTCCACCGTGAATCACCGGGTGCAGCGTTTTCACGCGTCCGTCGAGCATCTCCGGAAATCCGGTGATCTCACTGACGTCCTTCACGGCAAGACCGGCTTCCCGCAGGACCTTGGCCGTTCCGCCCGTGGAGACCAGCTCGTATCCCTGCTGAGCGAGGCCGGTGGCGAATGGCACAAGACCGGACTTGTCGGAAACGGAAAGCAACGCGCGCATGGAGACGGGAGCAGAAGAGGGAGAAGAACCGCGGAAGAGAATCAGCGCGGAAAGAGTCGCGCGACATCGCTGGCAAAATCAGGCGAAGGACCTGCGGCGTCCTCGGCCAGCGCAAAGCGCCATTCGGGGGCATGCACCGACACGGGGTTGTCGAGATGTCCGTGCACGTGACCGTCATCGCCGAGAACGATCGCGCCCGATGCCACGGCGGCCACGCACAGCGACAACAGGCGATGCTCGGTGCGCAGCACGCGCGCCGCCAGCAAGGTCGCGTCGTCGCCCGGCAGGACCGGCACCGGCCACTGCGCGATGATCGGTCCGCGATCAAAGTGCTCGTCGACGAAGTGCACAGTCACGCCGGTGAGCGCGGCCCCGTGATCGAGCACGGCCTGATGAATACGCATGCCGTACATGCCGGGGCCACCGAAGGCCGGCAGCAACGCGGGATGCACATTGAGGATGCGTCCGCGGAAGGCGCGCACGACGTCCTCGGGCACCAGTTTGAGGTAGCCGGCCAGCACCAACACATCGGTTTTGGCCGTATCGAGCAGCGAGAGAATGGCATCGCCGTCGTTCGGCGCGTCGAGCACGCCGGTGGCGATTCCCGCGGTGCGCGCGCGATCGAGCGCGCCCGCCTCCGCTCGATCGGACGCAACAAAGGTGATCGCACCGGCGCTGGCGTCTGGACCGGTAAAGTGGTCGATCAGTGCCTGGAGGTTGGACCCGCCACCCGAGGCCAGCACCGAGATACGCGCTCGTGACGTCATAGCGCCCAAACTACTGCGCTCCCGACGGTGGCTGCAGGGGCGTTCGGGCGCCGATCATCGCCAACGCAATCGACACCGCCTCCAGAATGGTGTCCGCCATGAAGATGCGGGCCGAGAGCGCCGAGCGGGCTTCTTCCACGTCGGCCGAGGGCGTCTCGATGCCGGGCACCAGAATACCGATGCCGCCGGTGGCCAGCGCGGGCTGCACATCGCGCCACCGATCGCCGATATACGCGCTGTGCGCCAGGTCGAGCGCATAGGCTGCGGCCGCATCGCGATACATGCCGAGGCCCGGCTTGCGGCACTCGCACGGCTCCTTGGGACGTCCCCAGTGCGGACAGTGGTAGGTGGCCAGTACCGCCGCGCCATCGGCGCTCAGCAGCGCGTTGGTGCGATCACGCACCGCTTCGTACTGGAACGTCGTGATCAGTCCGCGAGCGATGCCCGACTGGTTCGTGACGACGACCACCGGCACCTGTGCCGCATTCGCTGTGGCGACGGCCGCGGCCGCACCAGGAATCAGCTGCACGCGACTGGCATCGGCGAGGTAGTGCGCATCGGCGATCAGTGTCCCGTCGCGGTCGATGAACAGCGCGGGAACCGGTGCGTGTTCAGCGGGCGACGCGGTCACCGTCGTACCGCGGTGGTATCGCGTTTCGTGCTGTCTCGCTTGGCAGCATCGCTCGTGCTGTCGGGCTTTGGGGCGCGTGGCGTGGTGAACGTGCGCGCCGGTGAGCGGACCGTGCCGGAGAGGCTGCGCAAGTTGCTTACGGTAAGCCGGAACTGCTTCTGCGGCTCCAGTACCGTGTCGAGCGTGACGTAGATCTCCTTGTACAGCAGCGGGCGACGAAGCTTGGGCGGCGGCGTCGTGTCGATCGGGGCACCCGGGCGGCCTCGACGCGCCGCCGCACGGGCCCGTGCCTCGCGTTCGGTGCGTGCCACGGCGGCCAGACTATCGGCGCGCTTGACGCGCGCCAAGGAATCGGTACGGGCGCGCAACGCCGGTGTGGAATCGCGCAACGCCGCCACACGCGCCACCGAGTCGGCACGCACTTTCGCTCGCAGCGAGTCGGCCAGATTGCGCTCGGGAATCGTCTGCACCGCTTTCACGCGCACGATCGTTGAATCGTTGCGCCTGATGAGCACATCCTCGGGGCCGAACAGGCGCCCCGGTGCATACGGTTTGTCGAACACCACTTTCAGCACGGCACTGTCCAGCGGCGTCACTTCTGATACGCGCAAGCCGACCGTGTCGTGGGCGAAGCCATAAAACTCGATGTCGGCCGACTGCGTGAGCGTCACGCTCACCGAGTCCCACACTTCGATGGGATCGAGACTGCGATTGGTGTTCCGATCACCATACGCACGCAACAGGTACGGGCCGGGTGGCAGATACTGCAGCACATACCGGCCGGTGGAATCGGCGACCACCTGATACGTGGTGCTGTCTGGCGCGATGGCTTCGACCAATGCCCCCGAGAGTCCGTTGCCGGCCGCCCAATCGAAGGCCACGCCGGTAATGCGCGTGGTCGGAATCGGTCCGCCGGTACTGAATACCAATCGTATGGTGCTGTCGATGCCGTTGCTACGAAGGTCCTGCAGGCCCCGCTTGATCACTACCGAATACACGGTGTTCGGCTTCCATCCCTTCGACGGACGGATCTCGATCTTCGAGCGTCCCCA
The genomic region above belongs to Gemmatimonas sp. and contains:
- a CDS encoding paraquat-inducible protein A; its protein translation is MTPRNKLAIILALVSLVLLWPGLVQPVLTIRATMELFGNTRELSNETRSVISAIQSLHNTGNNFVAGLIVLFSVLVPVLKAALLVPIFALRGSATSYRLYGVVQAMSKWSMADVFAVGMLIALLVGKGTANLSAAAGTGFYCFAAYCLVSNAAFQALKIEPPVPVAPTSSGSTSSPFSARS
- a CDS encoding HAD-IIIA family hydrolase; translation: MTASPAEHAPVPALFIDRDGTLIADAHYLADASRVQLIPGAAAAVATANAAQVPVVVVTNQSGIARGLITTFQYEAVRDRTNALLSADGAAVLATYHCPHWGRPKEPCECRKPGLGMYRDAAAAYALDLAHSAYIGDRWRDVQPALATGGIGILVPGIETPSADVEEARSALSARIFMADTILEAVSIALAMIGARTPLQPPSGAQ
- the purN gene encoding phosphoribosylglycinamide formyltransferase — its product is MTSRARISVLASGGGSNLQALIDHFTGPDASAGAITFVASDRAEAGALDRARTAGIATGVLDAPNDGDAILSLLDTAKTDVLVLAGYLKLVPEDVVRAFRGRILNVHPALLPAFGGPGMYGMRIHQAVLDHGAALTGVTVHFVDEHFDRGPIIAQWPVPVLPGDDATLLAARVLRTEHRLLSLCVAAVASGAIVLGDDGHVHGHLDNPVSVHAPEWRFALAEDAAGPSPDFASDVARLFPR
- a CDS encoding Ig-like domain-containing protein; amino-acid sequence: MKSAMKAVALRAAALLLLTACANQTAPPGGPADLAPPLVLKVTPQDNAVGAKPKAVVLQFDEVISETPKGAKDIADLVFISPKSGVPKVDWGRSKIEIRPSKGWKPNTVYSVVIKRGLQDLRSNGIDSTIRLVFSTGGPIPTTRITGVAFDWAAGNGLSGALVEAIAPDSTTYQVVADSTGRYVLQYLPPGPYLLRAYGDRNTNRSLDPIEVWDSVSVTLTQSADIEFYGFAHDTVGLRVSEVTPLDSAVLKVVFDKPYAPGRLFGPEDVLIRRNDSTIVRVKAVQTIPERNLADSLRAKVRADSVARVAALRDSTPALRARTDSLARVKRADSLAAVARTEREARARAAARRGRPGAPIDTTPPPKLRRPLLYKEIYVTLDTVLEPQKQFRLTVSNLRSLSGTVRSPARTFTTPRAPKPDSTSDAAKRDSTKRDTTAVRR
- the purH gene encoding bifunctional phosphoribosylaminoimidazolecarboxamide formyltransferase/IMP cyclohydrolase; this translates as MRALLSVSDKSGLVPFATGLAQQGYELVSTGGTAKVLREAGLAVKDVSEITGFPEMLDGRVKTLHPVIHGGLLARRDMAEHMEAIKAHNIGTIDLVVVNLYPFRETAAKPNVHAEEVIENIDIGGPSMLRSAAKNFASVWVIVDPTDYAHVLEIVQSGGDDLAFRTLLAEKVYAHTSGYDSAIAQWFAQQRGEPFPDRYPIAFEKQQALRYGENPQQRAAFYVEKPGAGLGALVQKGGKELSFNNLLDLEGALLAIEPFADQPACAIIKHTTPCGVATGIDALSAYKKALACDPVSAFGSVIAFTVPVDVAAAEAISSLFVECIVAPSFSDEAVEILGRKKNLRVLEGRATWAKGGMDYKRVRGGLLVQDRAPAPMEPAQWNVVTKRQPTTDEMVDLHFAWKSVASVKSNAIVLVHDGATIGIGAGQMSRVDASFLAVHKATSVGHVTEGAALGSDAFFPFRDGIDQAAAAGVKAIVQPGGSVRDAEVIAAADEHGIAMVFTGERLFRH
- a CDS encoding SGNH/GDSL hydrolase family protein encodes the protein MITFSRATRAALVSATGLLLLSACSDNTPTSPADRARFSSAVVFGASLDDTGNACSVSPASCPPTPYFNGRASNGPLWVELVAANYGTTVTPSRNGGTNYSYLGARTGGIPGTTQGVPNMTQQVEAYLSASGAVARANTLFVLNAATVGNDINDALTQSFTNPQAPTTIIGSAVANTVAMINRLYAAGGRHILLVNSTDIGRTPLVRAQGLAAAAGATQLSMQFNAAIATQLTTLRTTLPSLNLDLLDLGALTATVLASSTSFGFTNVTLPCVSSAPPSLCTTPDSFFYWDGFHPTASAGRLVALRAIAVLDSAAAAR